A window of the Candidatus Palauibacter soopunensis genome harbors these coding sequences:
- a CDS encoding 6-bladed beta-propeller, with amino-acid sequence MFRHKPPSTGPGPAIILVLALFAALTSCEPEPASDNPTRETLPSGAVLVRYPTLPAVDSVGPEVIEARVDLKFGSLEGEDLNVTFGDVRGVQAASDGTIYVLDEQAAEVRVFDSSGEYLRTIVRRGEGPGEIGSANGIRLSGDTLLWIHDTGQWTIMGVDPTGEEIRRFAKPVMSYGYIWDGVFDGRGRYWRATTHGDDDPGYPPPPGLSLWSERRYYKSYELSTGAIDSVYVGEARFRSYGYSTPAGWGFLPLPFEAAELIEVNPSGGFWRANNASYRIVRTGEGGDTLVVIEAGLPVQRVTDEDRDAYVEGIVDDSPELRRQAEEVAALMPDVKPLLEGLFVDDEGRLWVERITPRGAPAFYDQYSGDGDYLGSVRLAFDAAGPIWIQHGSIYARVVDEFDVHYVIRASLP; translated from the coding sequence ATGTTCCGTCACAAGCCGCCCTCTACAGGCCCCGGGCCGGCCATCATTCTCGTCCTCGCGCTGTTTGCCGCACTCACCTCCTGCGAACCGGAACCGGCATCCGACAACCCGACTCGCGAGACACTTCCGAGCGGTGCCGTCCTCGTTCGCTACCCAACACTCCCCGCCGTGGACTCCGTCGGCCCGGAAGTCATCGAGGCGCGCGTGGACCTCAAGTTCGGATCCCTTGAAGGAGAAGACCTTAACGTGACCTTCGGTGACGTTCGAGGCGTCCAGGCGGCCAGCGACGGCACCATCTACGTGCTGGACGAACAGGCTGCGGAAGTCCGCGTCTTCGATTCCAGCGGCGAGTACCTGCGGACGATCGTGAGGCGTGGCGAGGGGCCGGGCGAGATCGGCAGCGCCAACGGGATACGCCTGTCCGGAGACACTCTCCTTTGGATCCACGACACCGGACAGTGGACGATCATGGGAGTGGACCCCACCGGTGAGGAGATACGCCGGTTCGCCAAGCCCGTCATGAGCTACGGATACATCTGGGACGGCGTGTTCGATGGTCGGGGCCGCTACTGGCGGGCGACCACGCACGGAGACGACGATCCGGGCTACCCGCCCCCGCCGGGCCTGAGTCTGTGGAGCGAGCGGCGCTACTACAAGTCCTACGAACTGTCCACCGGGGCCATCGACTCCGTGTACGTCGGCGAGGCACGCTTTCGGTCATACGGATACAGCACGCCTGCGGGCTGGGGGTTCCTGCCGCTTCCGTTCGAGGCGGCCGAGTTGATCGAGGTCAATCCTTCCGGTGGATTCTGGCGCGCGAACAACGCGTCGTACCGGATCGTCCGAACGGGCGAGGGCGGCGACACGCTGGTGGTCATCGAAGCCGGGCTCCCCGTCCAACGGGTCACGGACGAGGATCGCGATGCCTACGTCGAGGGCATTGTCGACGACAGCCCCGAACTCCGGCGACAGGCGGAGGAGGTGGCTGCCCTGATGCCGGACGTCAAGCCACTGCTTGAGGGTCTATTCGTGGACGACGAAGGACGACTCTGGGTCGAGAGAATCACGCCGAGGGGCGCGCCCGCCTTCTACGACCAGTACTCGGGGGACGGCGACTACTTGGGATCCGTTCGCCTCGCGTTCGACGCGGCAGGCCCGATTTGGATCCAGCACGGCAGCATCTACGCACGGGTTGTCGATGAGTTCGACGTCCACTACGTCATCAGGGCCTCTCTGCCGTGA